The following nucleotide sequence is from Patescibacteria group bacterium.
GCATTACCAAAACCATCGTCATTAACTTGGCTCCAAGTATATAAATCAGCGGCTTTGGTGGTGGTGGGCAAAAACGAAAAAATAATAAAGAAACATATTAATAAATAAAAAACAATTCTTGGGCCGAATTTCGTTTTTCTCATTTATCCCCCCTTTTTTTTGGTGATAAATTAAATAAATTTAGAACAACATATTCCTATATATATTATAGAAAACCCTTTCCAAATGTCAAGCTGAAAAATACCCATGAAATAATTTATATAACGATTCTTAATATTTTATCTCGTTCAAATTTACAACTGACGATGATTAGCCTAAATACGCTGAAAATATTCTTGACAATAATATAACAATTTGAGAAAATGGATTTAGATACCTATACCATAGGTGCGGGTAATTAGAAATATATTATATAAGAAGAATATCCAAGGATTAAAAAAATGAATCTTCAAAAGCAAAAAACTACCATTTGCTTTAAAAAAGCACAGAGCTTGATCACTAAAATTTCCCAAATGATTGAAAAGGACGAATACTGCATTAATATTATGCAGCAAAATTTAGCCGTAATTGGCTTGTTAAAATCTGCTCATCAATCTTTGCTGGAAAACCACCTTGCCACCTGTTTTAAACATGCAATAGATTCTGGCAATTATCGTCGAAAAAAAGCGATGGCTGATGAAATTTTAAAAGTTACTAAACTTTACAATAAATAAGAGGGGCTTAATGCCAAAAACAATTGTACCGATTAGGGGAATGCATTGTCGTTCTTGCGAAATATTAATAGAAGATGAAATATTAAAACTTAGCTGGGTCAAAAAAGTTGAAGTCTCACATCAAAAAGCACAAGCTAAGATTTATTATCGCCATAAATTTGATTATTCGGCAGTTGAAAAAGCAATTTCAAAAGCAGGCTATAGGTTAGGCAATTCCAATAAAAAACAATTTATTTCTAAGAATCCTCAAGATTTTATTGATTTGGTAATTGCCGCAATTTGTCTTTTAGGATTATTTTTGTTTCTGAAAAAAACTGGTTTAATCAATATCAAATTTGCGTCATCACCAAGTTTAACTAATATATCTGGAGCTTTATTAATTGGAATATTGGCTGGATTTTCGACCTGTATGGCGTTAGTGGGTGGTTTAATTTTGGGAATATCTGCCCGACATTCAGAAAAGCATCCCAACGCTTCGACCTGGCAAAAATTTCGTCCTCATCTCTTTTTTAATCTTGGCAGAATCGCTTCTTTCTTTATCTTAGGTGGCTTGATAGGATTTGCAGGCTCAGCTTTACAGCTTTCAAGCAGGATATCCGGAACTTTAATGATTGGGGTGGGATTATTAATGCTAACATTAGGCATTCAGCTCACCGAAATTTTTCCCAAGATTAGTTCTGGAAGATTTACTCTACCTAAAGGTATTTCTCAAATTTTGGGAATTAAAAAACGAGA
It contains:
- a CDS encoding metal-sensing transcriptional repressor, coding for MNLQKQKTTICFKKAQSLITKISQMIEKDEYCINIMQQNLAVIGLLKSAHQSLLENHLATCFKHAIDSGNYRRKKAMADEILKVTKLYNK